In the Sebastes fasciatus isolate fSebFas1 chromosome 20, fSebFas1.pri, whole genome shotgun sequence genome, one interval contains:
- the eme1 gene encoding crossover junction endonuclease EME1, producing the protein MGSYSDSTSDLDEELPVFDFLSQVSKSRTEKPNSDAVFSTAKVNSGACAGAPDVMMISSESDDDAPYVPLALRLKQRQDNVISASSAVTNGKDAEYPSPSNLAGAQLSCQNGFLESELSSRQVRTVSLDGPDEVAASSAKTKPAKRTADEIQSSREDALKRRQAREGQQKDKEVLRQEQERQKAERKALAEATKALRPEECIKHMVVAVDPALLQLEGGGTLLVAVQALGCSCAVEKQPLPRSVSWMRRAPCAQTDDGVCVPEAHVVMQMTVDDFITLIHGYIQEERHGRSGSGPTLTSWVQEQQRRHPAKILSLAVIDLEKYFKSQKSQSQKRFREAVAGEERGGGKVKKRRKNGGEEVRPEVSRIEVEEAVVHLQLHTGVSVRILPTWKDFSDHIAMTTKAVAEAPFKREREKTGFSFYLESEWAGGQRVDKAGKGLLQVWKRQIQQFNRVSPDMASAILAAYPSPQLLRKAYNRCKTDRERISLLSDLLIRRGEGVTSTTRRVGPELSKRLFLMMNSCDPQQTLDSTV; encoded by the exons ATGGGCAGCTACAGTGACTCCACCAGTGACCTCGACGAAGAGTTGCCTGTGTTTGACTTCCTCAGCCAAGTCTCCAAGAGCCGCACAGAGAAACCAAACTCTGATGCCGTGTTCTCCACAGCGAAGGTCAATTCGGGCGCATGTGCGGGAGCGCCTGATGTAATGATGATCAGCAGCGAATCTGATGACGATGCACCTTATGTCCCTCTGGCACTGAGACTCAAACAGAGACAAGACAATGTGATTAGCGCCTCCTCCGCTGTCACTAATGGGAAAGATGCTGAGTACCCTTCGCCGTCCAATCTGGCCGGCGCGCAGCTCTCCTGCCAGAATGGGTTTTTGGAGTCAGAGCTCAGCTCCCGGCAGGTGAGAACAGTGAGCCTAGATGGCCCAGATGAGGTGGCGGCCTCTTCTGCCAAGACAAAACCTGCCAAGCGGACGGCGGATGAGATCCAGAGCTCCAGGGAGGACGCTCTGAAGAGGAGGCAGGCCAGGGAGGGACAGCAGAAGGACAAGGAGGTGCTCAGGCAGGagcaagagagacagaaagcagaGAGGAAAGCTCTGGCAGAGGCTACCAAGGCCTTGAGGCCGGAGGAGTGTATCAAGCACATGGTGGTGGCTGTGGATCCAG CTCTCTTACAGCTGGAGGGAGGCGGGACTCTGCTGGTGGCGGTGCAGGCTCTGGGTTGTAGCTGTGCCGTCGAGAAACAACCCCTCCCACGCAGTGTCAGCTGGATGAGGAGGGCTCCCTGTGCACAG ACAGACGATGGAGTGTGTGTACCAGAGGCCCACGTTGTGATGCAGATGACAGTTGACGACTTCATCACTCTGATCCACGGCTACATTCAG GAAGAGAGGCATGGCAGGTCTGGCTCCGGTCCCACTCTGACGTCCTGGGTGCAGGAGCAGCAGAGGCGTCATCCCGCTAAGATCCTCAGCCTGGCCGTCATCGACCTGGAGAAATACTTCAA ATCCCAGAAGTCACAAAGCCAGAAGCGGTTTCGAGAGGCTGTCGCTGGGGAGGAGCGAGGGGGAgggaaagtgaagaagaggaggaagaatggtggagaggaggtgcgACCTGAGGTGTCACGGATTGAAGTAGAGGAG GCAGTGGTGCATCTCCAGCTTCACACCGGTGTCTCTGTCCGCATCTTACCAACCTGGAAAGACTTCTCAGATCACATCGCCATGACAACCAAAGCGGTTGCAGAAGCCCCTTTCAA GCGAGAGCGGGAGAAGACGGGCTTCTCGTTCTACCTGGAGAGCGAGTGGGCGGGGGGGCAGCGGGTGGATAAAGCTGGGAAGGGACTGCTGCAGGTGTGGAAGAGACAGATCCAACAGTTCAACAGAGTCAGTCCAGACATGGCCTCAGCCATCCTGGCAGCTTATCCCTCCCCACAGCTGCTCAGGAAG GCTTACAATCGGTGCAAGACCGACCGCGAGAGGATCTCCCTGCTGTCTGACCTTCTGATCCGCAGAGGAGAGGGCGTCACCTCCACGACTCGACGCGTCGGCCCAGAGCTTTCCAAACGCCTCTTCCTCATGATGAACTCCTGCGATCCTCAGCAGACTCTGGACTCCACCGTCTGA